The region CGTGGACCCCGAGGCGGAAGGCGACGAAGACGATCCGAACGGCTTCGTGATCGACGACACCGAAGACGACCCCGACGTGCTGCCCGTGGAGGACGACGCGGACTTCACCGACGACGGCTTCGACGGCGACGCCGATCGGACACCGGACCTCGGCTCGGCCGACGGCGGCTGCGCGATCTCCACTCCGCCCGCACCGGCTTCACCCTTGCCCATCGCCGCGTTCTTGGCGCTGGGTGCTCTCGTCGAGATCCGCCGCAGGGCTCGGCGATGAAACGCCTCCTGGCTCTGGGCCTCCTCACCGTCGCGGCCTGCTCCGCGGAAATGGGAGACGAAGATCTCGGCTTCCGTCAGGAGCCCTTGAGCGTGCCGAACAAGGCCTTCTGCAGCGTGTCGGTGGAGGGCCACGGCAAGAAGGAGATGGAGACGGACTACATCCCGCATGTCATCACCTGCGAGAACGGCGGCGCCAATCTGGAGGCCCTCAAAGCACAAGCCATCGCCGCCCGCTCCGTCGCCTACTACTCCCTGATGACCAAGGGCAGCATCTGCGACAGCCAAGGCTGCCAGGTGTACGGCTGCGGCGCAGCACCCTCGGAGAACGCCAAGCGGGCCGCCAAGGAGACCGCCGGCATGATCCTCTCCTACGGCGGCATGCTCACCTACGCGTTCTATGTGGCGGGCGACTCGGGCGCGTCGCCTCCGAGCTGCAAGGACTACGGCGGCGCCACCAGCCCGTACGTCACCTACAACTGGGGCAAGAGCGGCAAAGCGGTGGAGCAGAGCTCCCTTGGCTATCAAGGGCCGCCGGGCTTTGGTCAGAACCGCGGCTGCATGAGCCAGTGGGGCGCGCGCTGCCTCGAGAATCACAAGGGCTTCAAGGCCGCGGACATCCTGCGCTTCTACTACGGGCAGGACATCAAGGTGATTCAGACGGCCGGCGCCTGCGTGCCGGAAGAAAAGACCCTGAAGGCGAAGCTCACCAAGAAGTGGAGCAACGCCAAGCGCTACCACGGCAAGTCGGCCGACTACGTGGTGTGCGCCGGCGATCCCTTCCGCATGACCTTCTCCTTCAAGAACACCGGCAGCGCTACCTGGCGCGAGGTGAAGCACCGCGGCAGCGCCATGGGCTCCGACGTGTTCCTGGTCACCGCCAACGGCAAGGCCGACAAGCTCACCGGCAAGAAGCGTTGGTCCCTGCGCAAGAACGCCAACGCCGTGGTGCGTGGCGATCACAAGGCCAAGAGCTGCATCACCAAGAACGGCTGTCGCAAGACGCGCTTCGTCAAGGGCGGCCTCCACGCCACGGCTCCCAAGAAGCCCGGCGTCTACCGCTCCCGCTGGCGGCTACGAGACTACAGCAAGCACTGGGGAAAGAAGTCTCACGGCTTTGGTCCCAAGGTGGATCTGAAGATCAAGGTCGTGAGCTGCGAGCAGCCCAAGCAGGAGTGCGGCTGCCGGGTGTGGTGCAGCGACGGCAAGAGCCACAAGCTGGCCGCCAGCATCGACAGCGCCGCCGCGTGCAAGAGCGTGGCCAGCACGTACTGCAAGCCGGACCAGGCCATCGCCCACGAGTTCACGAAGTGCGCAGCGCCGGATCCCGGCACGACGCCGGAGCCCGGCACGACGCCCGATCCCGGCACGACGCCCGATCCCGGCACGACGCCGGATCCCGGCACGACGCCGGATCCCGGCGCGACGCCGGATCCCGGCACGACGCCCGATCCCGGCGCGACGCCCGATCCCGGCGCGACGCCGGAACCGGAGGACGAACAGATCGACAACGGCATCGAGGTCGACGGCGACGACGGCAGCACCACCGAGGACGACGCCGACTTCTCCGACGACGGCTTCAACGGTGACGAAGAAACCCCCTGGCAGAGCGCCAGCGAAGGCTGTGGCATCTCGACTCAGCCGAACCCAAGCCCCTTCGCGGCGCTCGCGCTCTTGTTCGCGTTCGGTCTTTTGTACCGACGGCGTGTAAACTGATCGATGGAGGCGAAGATGCGTTGGTTGTTTGTGGCTCTGGTCCTCACCACCGGTTGTGGCAGCAACTCCGGCGATGGTCCGCCGGTGAGCGGTAGCGGCGGCAGCGCCGGCAGCTCTTCACTGAACGACGCCGCCTACGAGGAGTACCCGCCGGAGCCCGGCGTGTGCCGCGCGCTGTGCTGCACCAACGCCGACTGCGCCACCGGTGAGGCGTGCACGCCCTTCGACACCAACGCCGGCACCCTCGGCGTGTGCTCACCGGGCTGGGCCGGCGACGGCGGCACGGATCCCGACGCCGGCGCCTCCTCCGGCGACGGCGGCGCCTTCCCCGAGAGCTGCTGGACGCTCAACAATCCCGAATGCAACCCGCTTTCGAACGAGCCCTGCGACGTGGGCGGTGCTTGCGACGTGGGCGGCCAGGGCGATCCACAAACCGAGCCCGTGGTCAGCTGCTACTACGACGACAACACGCAAGGCCCCGGCGAGACCTGCGACAACGTGGACGGCCCCTTTTGCGTGCCCGGGTACCACTGCGTTCCCAACTGATCCCAGATTTTGGGCTCTCCTCACACATTCGTGGGTGCATGAATGCGACGATGGAGCGCGCGCAGGGACGTGCCCCTCGACTGGGTCATGGTCTTTCTGGTCCGCCGCGGCAAAGGGCCGAAGCGTCCCCCCTGCGCGGAACTACGGACGACATTCGCCAGTGAGCGCATCGAGAGCTTGCAGCCCATCGGATTCGTGACGTTCGTGGTTCTGGCTCGACATGAGTCCCCCTTGGGTTCCCATCGACATACCACGCGAAATTCTGGCTCTTTCAGTGGCTCGCTGGTGCGCGTTCAGAGCGATGGATGCTTCAGAAATCGAAACCGGTCAAAGAAGCACCGGGCCCAATTGCGGAGCTCGACAGCGCCTCTCTTCGCCTCTTTCCCGATGGCCGAAACGCGGGGACTGGCGCACCAAGGCCAACGATCCCTCAGCCACGAATGTGTGAGGAGAGCCAGATTTTGTTGGTCCGGCGCGGATGCTACCCTGCGCCCATGAAACGTGAGCTCGAGCTCGAGCTGATCCGGCGAGCCCTCGACAACATCTCGAACAAGACCAGCGACAGCGCGGGGGAGCCCTTCGGCGTGCCCGTGGAACGCTATCTGTCGGAGACGGTGCTCGCCGCCGAACGGCGGCTCTTGCGTCAACGCCCGGTGGTGGTCGCCTTTGCTTCGCAGGTGGCCGAGCCCGGCAGCGTGGTGGTGCACGACCACGCGGGCGTGCCCGTCCTCGTGACGCGAACCAAAGACGGCGAGCTGCACGCGTTCTTCAATGCTTGCCGCCATCGCGGCACCAAGATCGCGCTGGAAGGCTGCAGCGCGGCGGACAAGCTCGTGTGCCCGTATCACGGCTGGAGCTACGATCTTTCCGGACGCCTGCGCGGCGTGCCTCACCGCGGCGAGTTCTCCGGCGTGGATCTGGCTGCCAAGAACCTGGTTGAGCTTCCGGTGTGGACCCACGCGGGGCTCGTGCTCACGCGCATGACCGCCGGCCCCAGCGAAGACCTGGCCCTCGGCGCCCTACCGCAAGATCTCGAGAGCTTCGGCTTCGGCGATCACGTGCTGTTCGGAGCCAGCGTGCGAGAGCGGCCGCTGAACTGGAAGCTGATGCTCGACGGTTCCTGGGAGACGTATCACTTCCGCACGACCCACGACAAAACCATCGCGCCGTTCTTCTTCGACAACACCGGCGTGTTCGACTGGGACGCCCCCAACCTGCGCATGGTGCTGCCCAAGCGCAGCATCTTGGAGCTGCGCGACGCGGGCACCCGGAGCTGGCACATCCGGCCCCACGCCAACCTGATCTACAGCTTGTTCCCCAACACCATCGTGTTGGTGCAGCCGGATCACGCCATGGTGCTCACGCTGTGGCCCACCGCCGTGGATCGCACCGTCATCGCGGCGGGCATGTTGGTTCCGGAAGCGCCGAGCTCCGACAAGGCCGTCGAGCACTGGCACAAGAACGAGCAGATCTTCTGGGACGCCATCGAAGAAGACCTGGACATGGGCGCCCGCATCCAGGCCACGCTGGCCAGCGGCGCGAACCCCGAGCTCTTGTGCGGCCGCTCCGAGCACTTGATTGGCAAGTACCGGGCGGAGCTGGACCGCGCGCTGTTCGTGGCGTGACGGGGATCGCGCCGTACCGGCATCAAGCGGAAAGAGCCACCGCGGGACGTTCCAAGAGCGCGGCGGCGCACGGGGCGACCACTCGCGTGATGGCGTCGCGGCGAAGCTCCGCGCGCTCGCGCTCGTCGAGCAAGCCGAGCTCGGCGCGGCGGGCGGCATTCGGGTGGCGCGCGGGAAGCGGCGCGGCGGTCACCTCGCGCTGAGCGAGCGCGAGCTCGCGGCGGGCAACGTCGCGAAGCTCCGGTCGCTCTCCCACGAGCCAGGTGACGAAGCGCCACGCCAGGGCCGCGTGCCGAGTCTCGTCTCGAGCGATGGACGCGAGGGCCGAGCGTACGGCGGGATCGAGCGTCTGACTCGCGGCGTGCTCCGCCTCCACGGCGGCGAGGGTCTCGCCGATGCAACCTTCGCGGATCACGTCGGCGAGCACCTGACGCGCATCGAGGGGCGGCAGCGCGCCACCGAGA is a window of Polyangiaceae bacterium DNA encoding:
- a CDS encoding aromatic ring-hydroxylating dioxygenase subunit alpha → MKRELELELIRRALDNISNKTSDSAGEPFGVPVERYLSETVLAAERRLLRQRPVVVAFASQVAEPGSVVVHDHAGVPVLVTRTKDGELHAFFNACRHRGTKIALEGCSAADKLVCPYHGWSYDLSGRLRGVPHRGEFSGVDLAAKNLVELPVWTHAGLVLTRMTAGPSEDLALGALPQDLESFGFGDHVLFGASVRERPLNWKLMLDGSWETYHFRTTHDKTIAPFFFDNTGVFDWDAPNLRMVLPKRSILELRDAGTRSWHIRPHANLIYSLFPNTIVLVQPDHAMVLTLWPTAVDRTVIAAGMLVPEAPSSDKAVEHWHKNEQIFWDAIEEDLDMGARIQATLASGANPELLCGRSEHLIGKYRAELDRALFVA